Proteins from a single region of Bombus vancouverensis nearcticus chromosome 5, iyBomVanc1_principal, whole genome shotgun sequence:
- the tapas gene encoding tudor domain-containing protein 7 tapas gives MEREEVIKNVRACLISSKGGVKMDDLNKDYRLLIDENIPFRKLGYQSLVAFLRTVPSVKITEKGKDCFVEAVPTGESAHITKLIARQKTATKKYNKMVNTKRPTPFRKPMMTRNFGNIRSFNNNLYSQMSGKQNMYFPAMSTKITIHQNSEKPRYIQSNCGIPPSSPSKRLKDRQVNSVLSTNQSINKSKDETQIKNNLRTVTSVISQHSKNANINMEMLPKKISSPNDRLKVNPIPSLMDIRTNISTLPQSPEVLSPFSPGQVLADGKMKLQQSTKLPAALGNTRKIVPKLQPTDPREELKRRASVLNLPEPVYQICPTTIKNTKEPAVFAQVKIGPHGYSSYPEQAHTEDEAQKLAAKFALLDLTEKYGSSSCFNETKDKSIIKERVLSIIDAHPNGIFMHQIPMYYKQQYEEILPGNWEKVIETSSEIVLEKGVDNSVILRRFTSSDLREKIRNTTSLKTDKILLHPIGPVAPGQLQLPEEEFWIVSVTYVISTVEIWARIVGDAYSDEFDIMTTEMSKHYSNIQQSLKAPLIEIGNYYVVFEDESWHRVRCVDFNITTGMVTVSFIDYGDEDIYHYSRLQILDKKFCVLPAQALRLCLYGLEDFNDCDSTVIAIEKCLLDRALYVEVRNRKKDQNDLSATVVFYDTHGPDDINLNLELFKQISQNVLVAPKLDVEGQVSEVFISHVEQNGDVYVQVQSESMKLLVNLLNRLICTGLNTEDLESCIVTTVDSSKTYFVSVNNNWYRGKIVSDSFYNQLRAFLIDFGKTVTVTKSNLLSLETLSQVLANYPPQALKVHLHNIDKSMFNEKMVAKLVELAPKGEPLIVKVVSSIKGTPVVELFKRIQPSNMLVSVNNTLALEEEITKTHGDGNNNIKPRKRIERMNSKFAGSEDDDVVKSLKPPKISGIGEYFDVHVTMAAHPGNFTVQPFDDKRSLELMMIQLQEACQVYKGPIPTPESVKEGKLYAAQHIDSHWYRVCISSIIKENMVSVYFCDFGDVSVLPLNKLQPLKSEFLELPYQAIKARLAGIRPINVDWSVEDSLRFQELVVDKNFVSIVYESKSDGFSPADTILGLKLIDVNTAEDIYIDQLLIEEGRATLND, from the exons ATGGAAAGAGAAgaagtaataaaaaatgtacGTGCATGTCTCATATCTTCAAAAGGTGGAgtcaagatggacgatctaaaTA AAGATTATAGATTGCTCATTGATGAAAATATACCATTTCGAAAGTTGGGGTATCAATCTTTGGTTGCCTTTTTACGTACTGTCCCCAGTGTTAAAATTACTGAGAAAGGAAAAGATTGTTTTGTGGAGGCTGTACCTACTGGAGAATCTGCACATATTACAAAGTTAATTGCTCGACAAAAGACAGcaactaaaaaatataataaaatg GTGAATACCAAAAGACCAACGCCATTTCGTAAGCCTATGATGACAAGAAATTTTGGCAATATAAgaagttttaataataatttatattcacaAATGAGTGGAAA AcaaaatatgtattttcctGCAATGTCAACCAAAATTACTATTCATCAAAATAGTGAGAAACCCAGATATATACAATCTAATTGTGGTATACCACCAAGTTCTCCTAGTAAA agACTGAAAGATAGACAAGTGAATTCTGTTTTATCAACAAACCAAAGTATTAACAAGTCTAAAGATGAGACACAAATAAAGAACAATCTAAGGACAGTAACATCTGTGATAAGTCAACATTCAAAGAATGCTAATATCAATATGGAAATGCTTCCTAAAAAAATTTCAAGTCCAAACGACAGACTTAAAGTAAATCCTATTCCTTCATTGATGGATATACGCACCAACATTTCAACACTGCCTCAATCACCTGAAGTGTTGTCACCTTTCTCACCTGGACAAGTTTTAGCAGATGGTAAAATGAAACTTCAACAATCAACAAAATTACCT GCGGCATTAGGTAATACTAGAAAAATTGTGCCAAAATTACAACCTACTGATCCAAGAGAAGAATTGAAACGAAGAGCTAGTGTACTAAATCTTCCAGAACCTGTGTATCAAATCTGTCCTACAACAATTAAAAATACTAAAGAACCGGCTGTGTTTGCACAAGTTAAG atTGGTCCTCACGGATATTCAAGTTATCCGGAACAAGCACATACTGAGGACGAGGCACAAAAGCTTGCGGCGAAATTTGCCTTGCTTGATCTAACCGAAAAATATGGTTCATCTTCctgttttaatgaaactaaAGACAAAAGCATAATAAAAGAACGAGTTTTGTCCATAATAGATGCTCATCCAAATGGTATCTTTATGCACCAGATACCCATGTATTATAAACAACAGTACGAGGAAATTTTACCTGGAAACTGGGAAAAAGTTATTGAGACAAGCTCAGAAATTGTTTTAGAAAAGGGTGTAGATAATTCGGTAATTCTACGTCGGTTTACCTCGTCGGATTTACGTGAAAAG atacgAAATACAACATCATTAAAGACAGATAAAATACTACTGCATCCAATTGGTCCTGTTGCACCTGGACAATTGCAATTACCAGAAGAAGAATTTTGGATTGTGTCTGTTACATACGTTATAAGTACTGTTGAAATATGGGCTAGAATTGTAGGAGATGCATATAGT GATGAATTTGACATTATGACCACCGAAATGAGTAAACATTACAGTAATATTCAACAATCTCTAAAAGCACCACTTATTGAAATTGGAAATTACTATGTTGTGTTTGAAGACGAATCATGGCACAGAGTTCGTTGTGTAGATTTTAATATCACAACTGGAATGGTTACAGTTTCATTTATCGATTATGGTGATGAAGATATTTACCATTATAGTAGATTACAAATATTGGATAAAAAGTTTTGTGTGCTTCCTGCTCAG GCATTAAGGCTGTGTCTTTATGGTTTGGAAGATTTCAATGACTGTGATAGCACTGTGATAGCAATTGAAAAATGTCTGCTTGACCGTGCTTTATATGTTGAAGTACGAAATCGTAAGAAAGATCAGAATGATCTCTCTGCGACAGTTGTGTTTTATGATACGCATGGACCAGATgacattaatttaaatttagaattgTTTAAACAAATCTCACAAAACGTATTAGTTGCTCCTAAATTAGATGTG gaGGGACAAGTATCAGAAGTATTTATTTCTCATGTAGAACAAAATGGTGATGTTTATGTACAAGTGCAGTCTGAAAGTATGAAACTTTTGGTTAATTTATTAAATCGATTAATATGTACTGGACTAAACACAGAAGATCTAGAGAGTTGCATTGTAACCACAGTTGATTCTAGTAAAACATACTTTGTGTCAGTAAATAATAATTGGTACAGGGGGAAAATCGTAAGTGACAGCTTTTACAATCAATTAAGAgcatttttaattgattttggTAAGACTGTCACTGTAACAAAAAGCAATCTTCTTTCTTTAGAAACATTATCTCAAGTTTTAGCAAATTATCCTCCTCAG GCATTGAAGGTACATCTTCATAACATTGATAAATCAATGTTCAATGAAAAGATGGTTGCGAAACTTGTAGAACTTGCACCAAAAGGTGAACCACTTATTGTAAAAGTTGTATCATCTATAAAGGGGACACCAGTTGTGGAATTATTTAAACGAATTCAACCAAGTAATATGCTTGTTTCTGTCAATAACACCTTAGCTCTTGAAGAGGAAATTACGAA AACACATGGGGATGgtaacaataatataaaaccAAGGAAACGCATCGAACGTATGAATTCTAAATTCGCAGGAAGTGAAGATGATGACGTTGTAAAGTCTTTAAAACCACCAAAAATTTCAGGCATTGGCGAATATTTTGATGTTCATGTAACAATGGCTGCCCATCCCGGAAATTTTACTGTTCAACCATTTGACGATAAACGTTCATTAGAG ttaATGATGATTCAATTACAAGAAGCTTGTCAAGTATACAAAGGTCCAATTCCAACTCCAGAATCAGTAAAAGAAGGCAAACTTTATGCAGCTCAACACATTGACAGTCACTGGTATag GGTATGCATTTCAAGTATCATTAAAGAAAATATGGTTAGCGTTTACTTCTGCGATTTCGGAGATGTATCAGTACTAccattaaataaattacaacCTTTGAAAAGTGAATTCTTAGAACTACCGTATCAAGCTATTAAAGCAAGACTTGCTG GTATACGACCGATTAACGTTGACTGGTCTGTTGAAGATAGTTTAAGGTTTCAAGAATTAGTCGTGgataaaaattttgtatcaaTAGTTTACGAATCTAAGTCTGATGGATTTTCCCCGGCCGATACTATATTGGGTTTAAAATTGATAGATGTTAATACAGCTGAAGATATTTACATCGATCAACTTTTAATTGAGGAAGGTCGAGCTACATTAAATGATTAA
- the pAbp gene encoding poly(A) binding protein has protein sequence MNPGAPNYPMASLYVGDLHSDITEAMLFEKFSSAGPVLSIRVCRDMITRRSLGYAYVNFQQPADAERALDTMNFDMIKGRPIRIMWSQRDPSLRKSGVGNVFIKNLDKNIDNKAMYDTFSAFGNILSCKVAQDESGVSKGYGFVHFETEEAANKSIDRVNGMLLNGKKVYVGKFIPRKEREKELGEKAKLFTNVYVKNFGEDMTDDKLKDMFEKYGTITSHKVMIKDDGKSRGFGFVAFEDPDAAEQAVLELNGKEVAEGKCMYVGRAQKKAERQQELKRKFEQLKLERLNRYQGVNLYVKNLDDSIDDERLRKEFAPFGTITSAKVMMEEGRSKGFGFVCFSAPEEATKAVTEMNGRIIVTKPLYVALAQRKEDRKAHLASQYMQRLANMRMQQMGQIFQPGGAGNYFVPTIPQPQRFYGPAQMAQIRTTPRWPAQPNQVRPNAQTGSSGFATMQGPFRAAPRAPTAQPGAMRSTLSARPITGQQTVGGANMQNRSMAGPAVGVTAQSRPSNYKYTSNMRNPPQAMAIPAPTPVQQAVHIQGQEPLTASMLAAAPPQEQKQMLGERLFPLIQCMYPQLTGKITGMLLEIDNSELLHMLEHNESLKAKVEEAVAVLQAHQAKQAVASKKE, from the exons atgaatCCGGGAGCTCCAAATTACCCCATGGCCTCACTTTACGTGGGTGACTTGCATAGTGATATCACGGAGGCGATGCTTTTCGAGAAGTTTTCCTCGGCTGGGCCCGTACTCTCGATACGCGTCTGTCGTGATATGATTACTCGACGTTCGCTCGGTTACGCTTATGTTAACTTCCAACAGCCTGCTGATG CGGAACGTGCTCTAGATACCATGAACTTTGACATGATAAAGGGACGGCCAATTCGTATCATGTGGTCTCAACGTGATCCTTCTCTTCGAAAATCTGGTGTTGGAAATgtctttattaaaaatttagatAAAAACATAGACAATAAAGCAATGTATGATACGTTCTCTGCTTTTGGTAACATACTTAGTTGCAAAGTAGCTCAAGATGAATCTGGCGTTTCTAAAGGTTATGGTTTTGTGCATTTTGAGACGGAGGAAGCAGCAAATAAATCCATTGATAGAGTTAATGGCATGTTGCTTAATGGAAAAAAg GTATATGTTGGTAAATTTATACCCCGTAAAGAACGCGAGAAGGAATTAGGAGAGAAAGCTAAGCTTTTCACCAATGTTTACGTAAAGAATTTTGGGGAAGATATGACAGACGACAAACTTAAAGATATGTTTGAAAAATATGGGACCATCACCAGTCATAAAGTAATGATTAAAGATGACGGAAAATCTCGAGGTTTCGGTTTTGTTGCTTTTGAGGATCCTGACGCAGCTGAACAAGCTGTACTTGAATTAAATGGAAAAGAGGTCGCTGAAGGAAAGTGTATGTACGTCGGACGGGCACAAAAGAAGGCAGAGCGTCAGCAAGAACTTAAGAGGAAGTTCGAGCAATTGAAATTAGAACGTTTAAATCGTTATCAAGGTGTAAATCTATACGTAAAGAATTTGGACGATAGTATAGATGACGAGCGGTTGCGCAAAGAATTTGCACCGTTCGGAACTATTACCTCTGCGAAAGTTATGATGGAAGAAGGACGCAGCAAAGGCTTTGGATTTGTCTGTTTTTCCGCTCCTGAAGAAGCTACGAAAGCTGTAACAGAGATGAACGGTCGCATAATAGTTACTAAACCATTATATGTTGCTCTGGCTCAGCGTAAAGAAGATCGTAAAGCACATCTTGCTTCTCAATACATGCAACGTTTAGCAAACATGCGTATGCAGCAAATGGGTCAAATATTCCAGCCTGGTGGTGCCGGAAATTATTTCGTTCCCACTATTCCACAGCCGCAAAGATTCTATGGACCTGCACAGATGGCCCAAATTCGTACAACTCCCCGGTGGCCAGCGCAACCTAATCAAGTACGACCCAATGCACAAACTGGAAGTTCAGGTTTTGCTACGATGCAAGGTCCATTTAGGGCTGCACCGCGTGCTCCTACTGCACAACCTGGTGCTATGCGAAGTACATTGTCTGCTCGACCTATCACAG GTCAACAAACGGTTGGTGGTGCAAATATGCAAAATCGTTCCATGGCTGGCCCAGCAGTCGGAGTTACAGCTCAAAGCCGTCCGTCAAATTACAAATACACTTCAAACATGCGCAATCCTCCACAAGCAATGGCAATTCCTGCTCCTACTCCTGTTCAACAAGCCGTTCATATTCAAGGCCAAGAACCACTAACTGCCTCAATGTTGGCAGCTGCTCCACCGCAAGAGCAGAAACAAATGTTGGGAGAGCGTCTCTTCCCATTGATTCAATGTATGTATCCGCAACTTACTGGAAAGATCACTGGAATGTTGTTGGAGATCGACAATTCAGAGCTCCTGCACATGTTGGAGCATAATGAATCGCTGAAAGCCAAGGTTGAAGAGGCCGTAGCTGTATTGCAAGCTCATCAGGCCAAACAGGCTGTGGCTTCTAAAAAAGAGTAA
- the LOC117158639 gene encoding cytochrome b-c1 complex subunit 7 isoform X1: MASMVRYIIQKYPNIQKWAYNVSGFNKYGMKYSYIIFLCLYKDDLLWEDEVVLEALRRLPPHLVEERNFRIIRATQLDVEHKILPKEQWTKWEEDVEYLTPYVEEVKRERAERAKWDAE, encoded by the exons ATGGCTAGTATGGTTAGAtacataatacaaaaatatc CAAACATACAAAAATGGGCATATAATGTTAGTGGATTTAATAAGTATGGTATGaaatattcatatattatatttttat gTTTATATAAAGATGACCTTTTGTGGGAGGATGAAGTTGTATTAGAAGCATTACGGCGATTACCGCCTCATTTAGTAGAAGAACGTAATTTCCGAATTATCAGAGCCACACAGTTAGATGTTGAACATAAGATTTTACCAAAAGAACAATGGACTAAATGGGAAGAG GATGTAGAATACCTTACACCCTATGTAGAGGAAGTAAAAAGAGAACGAGCAGAGAGAGCAAAATGGGATGCAgagtaa
- the LOC117158639 gene encoding cytochrome b-c1 complex subunit 7 isoform X2 gives MASMVRYIIQKYPNIQKWAYNVSGFNKYGLYKDDLLWEDEVVLEALRRLPPHLVEERNFRIIRATQLDVEHKILPKEQWTKWEEDVEYLTPYVEEVKRERAERAKWDAE, from the exons ATGGCTAGTATGGTTAGAtacataatacaaaaatatc CAAACATACAAAAATGGGCATATAATGTTAGTGGATTTAATAAGTATG gTTTATATAAAGATGACCTTTTGTGGGAGGATGAAGTTGTATTAGAAGCATTACGGCGATTACCGCCTCATTTAGTAGAAGAACGTAATTTCCGAATTATCAGAGCCACACAGTTAGATGTTGAACATAAGATTTTACCAAAAGAACAATGGACTAAATGGGAAGAG GATGTAGAATACCTTACACCCTATGTAGAGGAAGTAAAAAGAGAACGAGCAGAGAGAGCAAAATGGGATGCAgagtaa
- the NaPi-III gene encoding na[+]-dependent inorganic phosphate cotransporter type III — MSIPYDENLIWIVVVGFIVAFILAFGIGANDVANSFGTSVGAGVLTIFQACILATIFEIAGAVLIGYKVSDTMRKGILNVTLYEGHEKELMVGALSSLAGSGIWLILATALRLPISGTHSIVGATVGFSLVCKGTAGVKWVALANIAASWFASPVLSGIVSGAIFWVLRKSVLQSSKPLEQGLYILPLAYGLTIAINVISVAHDGPKLLMLDRVPWWGSVLAALGCGLFSAAIVYLFVVPWQRKRILLSLSSNKKTTTKFGTCDKKETTALSVISEAPSSSNNNGNAKEAAPKLRGNSSASPLLMVAGSDIEGAQTEIERKNEEPPEVSQLFAFLQVLTAAFGSFAHGGNDVSNAIGPLIALWAVYAEGSAKQEAETPLLILLYGGLGISTGLWVWGRRVIQTLGQDLARITPTTGFTIEVGAAVTVLLASKAGLPVSTTHCKVGSVVCVGWASRGGEGVSWKLFRNIAFAWLITVPVAGCLSAGCMAIFKEIISL, encoded by the exons atgagCATACCATACGATGAGAATTTGATATGGATAGTAGTGGTTGGATTCATAGTGGCCTTTATTTTGGCATTTGGAATCGGAGCTAATGATGTTGCAAATAGTTTTGGAACAAGTGTTGGTGCAGGAGTACTTACAATATTCCAAGCTTGCATTTTGGCAACAATCTTTGAAATTGCTGGAGCTGTACTCATTGGCTATAAa GTTTCTGATACTATGAGGAAAGGTATACTAAATGTGACATTATACGAAGGCCATGAAAAAGAACTAATGGTAGGAGCATTATCTAGTTTAGCTGGATCTGGTATCTGGTTAATACTAGCAACAGCATTGCGATTacctatttctggaacacattCCATTGTTGGTGCTACAGTTGGTTTCTCACTTGTGTGTAAAGGTACTGCAGgg GTCAAGTGGGTAGCTCTTGCAAACATAGCAGCATCTTGGTTTGCAAGCCCTGTACTTAGCGGAATTGTATCAGGTGCTATATTTTGGGTTCTAAGAAAATCAGTACTTCAATCTAGTAAGCCTTTAGAACAAGGTCTTTATATTCTCCCATTAGCATATGGACTTACTATTGCTATTAATGTTATATCAGTTGCACATGATGGACCTAAAC TTTTGATGTTAGATCGAGTGCCATGGTGGGGTAGTGTACTTGCTGCATTAGGTTGTGGCTTATTTTCAGCTgcaattgtttatttatttgttgtacCATGGCAAAGGAAAAGGATATTACTTTCATTAAGTAGCAACAAAAAAACAACAACTAAGTTTGGTACCTgtgataaaaaagaaacaacagcATTATCTGTTATTTCTGAAGCTCCAAGTAGCAGTAATAATAATGGTAATGCAAAAGAAGCAGCGCCAAAATTACGTGGCAATAGCAGTGCCAGCCCTCTCTTAATGGTAGCAGGATCAGACATTGAAGGAGCTCAAactgaaattgaaagaaaaaacgaagaaccACCAGAAGTATCTCAACTCTTTGCTTTCTTGCAAGTATTAACTGCAGCATTTGGCAGTTTTGCTCATGGTGGTAATGATGTCAGTAATGCAATTGGTCCACTTATTGCACTCTGGGCTGTGTATGCAGAGGGATCAGCTAAGCAAGAAGCAGAAACCCCACTGCTTATATTACTTTATGGTGGTTTAGGAATATCAACTGGTCTTTGGGTATGGGGACGTAGAGTAATACAAACTTTAGGACAAGATTTAGCACGGATTACACCAACTACTGGATTTACTATAGAG gtAGGAGCAGCAGTAACAGTTTTGTTGGCAAGTAAGGCTGGTTTACCTGTGTCAACAACTCATTGTAAAGTGGGATCTGTTGTCTGTGTGGGATGGGCTTCGCGAGGTGGTGAGGGAGTTTCGTGGAAGTTATTTCGTAATATTGCATTTGCATGGTTAATTACAGTGCCAGTGGCTGGTTGCTTGTCTGCAGGATGTATGGCTATCTTTAAGGAAATAATTAGTTTGTGA
- the LOC117158439 gene encoding EF-hand domain-containing protein 1, with product MENLPLIPGYTFQDPNIKDYRLLQKFHFLNGYRVVRDRHSGIGGRPIDIASSAYVKEEDCVHYDPSLTYGRVKEYAYRQFIPHYALFAQKCLCFKAFFRQGVFNSPDEHFRIRHVNIIYHLEDDTICVIEPAIDNVGFQQGKLVRRDKIIKNINGDTFHWKDFNVGIDVCIYGVVYHIIDCDLFTREYLNSQGIDVGDKEEPPVDPYTELRLSKQKTLTCITKISDDDRRRFLEYDKMVLLFTATWDDDIYQIMYFLMDDTIAVREVQKPNSGKDPVPMLLKRMKVPKDWKNLPSTHPAAYMEYGDPEIIEYYTPSDFLIGGTVFIFNRRFFLHDCDSFTRKYYSDMLGITQPEAIPFPTKDVIAVPEYKPPPHIIFGTPEDTYVSCLSFIPEPPKKDVIRQLLNFPRKLRYSMKIDMVHPEDKSRDFILEYSLSDGTVLVQELQKRNSGRREGCFLKATLVAKPKTGRDNPEYYTPQDFYVGAKINIFNHYFIITGADLFVYRYIEANPEKFPQKVRDSIRNYLVKQNLLSTDIGTETKKIQDNEEAKLQSLEPSRETVARDINMKQCLKDFEIQTKCRYEGEHGELRPRTPPPEELCPDLITNNKQSSHQDPKTFTENKVKK from the exons atggaAAATCTGCCACTTATACCAGGCTATACATTTCAAGATCCAAAT aTCAAAGACTATAGGttattacaaaaatttcattttttaaatggtTATCGTGTAGTACGTGATAGACACAGTGGTATCGGAGGAAGACCAATAGATATTGCATCTAGTGCTTATGTAAAAGAAGAGGATTGTGTACA ttATGATCCATCATTAACATATGGTCGTGTAAAGGAATATGCATATCGACAATTCATTCCACACTATGCGCTATTTGCGCAGAAATGCCTCTGCTTTAAAGCGTTTTTTCGTCAAGGAGTTTTTAATTCTCCAGATGAACATTTTCGTATACGTcatgttaatataatatatcatttGGAGGATGATACTATATGTGTAATTGAGCCTGCAATTGATAATGTCGGCTTTCAGCAAGGCAAGCTTGTTAGAcgtgataaaattataaaaaatataaatggcGACACATTTCATTGGAAAGATTTTAATGTTGGAATTGACGTAT GTATTTATGGTGTAGTCTATCATATTATTGATTGCGATCTATTTACTAGAGAGTATTTAAATAGCCAAGGTATAGATGTTGGAGATAAGGAAGAACCTCCTGTAGATCCTTATACAGAACTGAGATTGAGCAAGCAGAAAACATTAACTTGTATTACAAAAATATCAGATGATGATAGGCGACGATTTTTAGAATATGATAAAATGGTATTATTGTTTACTGCAACTTGGGATGACGATATTTATCAGATTATGTATTTCTTGATGGACGATACGATCGCTGTTCGTGAAGTACAAAAACCGAATAGCGGAAAAGATCCGGTACCAATGCTATTAAAAAGAATGAAAGTGCCAAAGGATTGGAAAAATTTACCATCAACTCATCCTGCTGCATATATGGAATATGGCGATCCAGAGATCATTGAATACTATACACCAAGTGACTTTTTA ATAGGTGGTACAGTTTTTATATTCAATCGACGATTTTTTTTGCATGATTGTGATTCCTTCACACGAAAATATTATTCAGATATGTTAGGAATAACGCAACCGGAAGCAATTCCTTTTCCAACAAAAGATGTTATAGCTGTACCAGAGTATAAACCTCCACCACATATAATCTTCGGTACACCTGAAGATACTTACGTTTCTTGTCTATCATTTATACCGGAACCACCTAAGAAAGATGTCATTCGACAACTTCTTAATTTCCCTAGAAAACTACGTTATTCTATGAAAATAGACATGGTACATCCGGAGGATAAAAGTCGCGACTTTATTTTAGAATACAGTTTAAGTGACGGTACTGTACTCGTACAGGAACTTCAAAAACGTAACTCAGGACGTCGCGAAGGTTGTTTCCTAAAAGCAACATTGGTTGCAAAACCAAAGACTGGAAGAGATAATCCAGAATATTATACCCCTCAAGATTTCTATGTCGGtgcaaaaattaatatttttaatcattatttcataataactGGCGCTGATCTCTTTGTGTATCGTTACATTGAAGCGAATCCTGAAAAGTTTCCACAAAAAGTACGAGATAGTATTCGTAATTATTTAGTTAAGCAAAATTTACTTTCCACCGATATAGGGACAGAAACGAAAAAGATTCAAGATAACGAAGAAGCAAAATTGCAATCGCTTGAACCCTCTAGAGAGACCGTTGCAAGAGATATTAATATGAAACAATGTTTAAAGGATTTTGAAATTCAAACTAAATGTCGATATGAAGGAGAACACGGTGAATTACGACCACGCACACCACCACCAGAAGAACTTTGTCCagatttaataacaaataataaacaATCATCTCATCAAGATCCAAAGACATTTACTGAAAACAAagtaaaaaagtaa